The following proteins are co-located in the Meleagris gallopavo isolate NT-WF06-2002-E0010 breed Aviagen turkey brand Nicholas breeding stock chromosome 13, Turkey_5.1, whole genome shotgun sequence genome:
- the NFAT5 gene encoding nuclear factor of activated T-cells 5 isoform X3 yields the protein MGGACSSFTTSSSPTIYSTSVTDSKAMQVESCSSAVGVSNRGVSEKQLTSNTVQQQQSTPKRHTVLYISPPPEDLLDNSRMSCQDEGCGLESEQSCSMWMEDSPSNFSNMSTSSYNDNTEVPRKSRKRNPKQRPGIKRRDCEESNMDIFDADSAKAPHYVLSQLSTDSKGNSKAGNGASESQKGAGGKKTPMLCGQYPTKSEGKELKIVVQPETQHRARYLTEGSRGSVKDRTQQGFPTVKLEGHNEPVVLQVFVGNDSGRVKPHGFYQACRVTGRNTTPCKEVDIEGTTVIEVGLDPSNNMTLAVDCVGILKLRNADVEARIGIAGSKKKSTRARLVFRVNITRKDGSTLTLQTPSSPILCTQPAGVPEILKKSLHSCSVKGEEEVFLIGKNFLKGTKVIFQENVSDENSWKAEAEIDMELFHQNHLIVKVPPYHDQRITSAVSVGIYVVTNAGRSHDVQQFTYTPDTSAGTLNVNVKKEISSPAQHCSFEEAIKATSCNLEKVNILPSALITPLMPSSMIKNEDVSPMEVSAEKRSPPVFKASKVVGPTQQTLESSIPGIPTSASHLPSENEKQQQIQPKVYNPETLTTIQTQDITQSGSFSSVSTPGQLQNSDTLLQQAAQFQTRDSQTREVLQSDGTVVTLSQLTDASQQQQSTLPEPAQALQQQISSSIFSSASGVSQLQNTIQQLQAGNFPTNTATGSSRNVDLVQQVLEAQQQLSSVLFSGSDSNEDVQDQLNADIFQQVSQIQNSVNPGIFSSSDTAVHSRPENLLPGRGENVHSQTENTLSNQQQQQQQQQQQQAMETSAAMVIGIQQNICQAATQMQSDLFSSTTSGNGALQQSPVYQQASHIMSGLSTSEDMQMQCELFSSSPGVSGSETNSTAQQQVSNNGPAIFQASSSADGEEASGQSKQMQSSVFQTMVQMQHSGESQSQVNLFSSTKNMMTVQPSGAQQQGGGLFQQGGEIMSIQPANFMQQSPHSQAQLFHSQNPIGDTQNISQETQGSIFHSPNSIVHNQTNANSSDQLQPPMFHSQSTMGVLQSSSVPQDQQSANMFLSQTPISNPATQEEQMSFFTNPNSISPLQAAANTEQPTSFQQQTQISHIQSSMLPQEQPQTQPAQQGLFQPQVPLGSIQSSSIPQNQQGAIFQPQHSIVAIQSSPPSQEQPQQQQQNMMFSNQNAMSTIASQKQNMIFNPNQNPVTNQEQQGQSIFHPQTNMAPINQEQQPMQFQSQTTVSSLQNPGSSQAEAQQPAIFHNSPQIQLVQGSPSSQEQQVTLFISSASMSALQNSMSQQDLQQSPMYSSQNSMAGMQGTASPPQQQASLFHNTAGGAINQLQNSPASSQQTSGIFLFGIQNNCSQLLPSGPAALPDELMAISQPGQPQSEGQAAVPALLSQQIPETSPLPSAMAPSQNIEKIDDLLVSLQNQGNNMTGSF from the exons atgGGCGGTGCTTGCAGCTCCTTTACCACCTCTTCCAGTCCTACCATTTACTCTACCTCAGTCACCGACAGCAAGGCTATGCAAGTGGAGAGCTGCTCCTCAGCCGTGGGGGTAAGTAACCGAGGGGTAAGTGAAAAGCAGTTAACCAGTAACACggtccagcagcagcagtcaaCGCCGAAGAGACACACAGTGCTGTACATCTCGCCACCACCTGAGGACTTGCTGGACAACAGTCGGATGTCCTGCCAGGATGAGGGGTGTGGATTGGAATCAGAACAGAGCTGCAGTATGTGGATGGAGGATTCACCCTCCAACTTCAGTAACATGAGTACCAGTTCCTACAATGATAACACTGAGGTGCCACGTAAATCACGCAAACGAAATCCAAAGCAGAGGCCAGGGATCAAACGCCGAGATTGTGAAGAGTCCAACATGGATATATTTGATGCCGACAGTGCCAAAGCGCCTCACTATGTCCTTTCTCAGCTCAGCACGGACAGCAAAGGCAACTCAAAAGCAGGAAATGG AGCGTCGGAGAGCCAGAAAGGAGCTGGAGGGAAGAAGACCCCAATGTTGTGTGGTCAGTATCCAACCAAAAgtgaggggaaggagctgaAGATAGTGGTGCAGCCGGAAACCCAGCACAGGGCTCGTTATCTGACTGAAGGCAGCCGAGGCTCAGTGAAAGACCGGACACAACAAGGTTTTCCAACTGTAAAG ctggaaggtcacaatgagcCGGTGGTGCTGCAGGTGTTCGTGGGAAACGACTCCGGCCGAGTGAAACCGCACGGCTTCTACCAGGCCTGCCGAGTTACTGGGAGAAACACCACTCCCTGTAAGGAGGTGGATATCGAGGGCACGACTGTTATTGAGGTGGGACTGGACCCTAGCAACAATATGACACTTGC GGTTGATTGCGTGGGAATACTGAAGCTGAGAAATGCTGATGTCGAAGCTAGAATAGGGATTGCTGgttccaagaaaaaaagcacacgTGCCAGGCTGGTATTTCGTGTTAACATCACTCGGAAAGATGGTTCCACATTGACTCTGCAGACACCTTCTTCCCCAATTCTGTGCA CTCAACCAGCAGGAGTTCCCGAGATCCTAAAGAAAAGCCTGCACAGCTGTTCGGTGAAGGGtgaagaggaagtttttctaATTGGCAAGAACTTTCTAAAGGGAACGAAAGTGATTTTCCAAGAGAATGTTTCTG ATGAAAATTCTTGGAAGGCAGAAGCTGAAATAGACATGGAATTGTTTCATCAG AATCACCTTATTGTGAAAGTGCCACCGTATCACGACCAGAGAATAAcctcagctgtttctgtggGAATTTACGTGGTGACCAATGCTGGGCGATCGCACGATGTGCAGCAATTCACCTACACTCCAGATACGT CAGCTGGTACTCTGAATGTTAATGTGAAGAAGGAAATCTCCAGCCCAGCCCAACATTGTTCTTTTGAAGAGGCTATAAAAG cCACCAGTTGTAATCTGGAGAAGGTAAATATTCTTCCTAGTGCCTTGATAACTCCACTCATGCCAAGCAGTATGATTAAGAATGAAGATGTGTCTCCAATGGAAGTAAGCGCAGAAAAAAGATCTCCCCCTGTTTTCAAG GCTTCGAAAGTAGTTGGACCAACTCAGCAAACATTAGAAAGCAGTATTCCTGGCATACCAACTTCTGCTTCCCATTTaccttctgaaaatgaaaagcagcaacaaataCAGCCTAAGGTTTATAATCCAGAGACTCTAACTACTATCCAAACGCAGGACATTACCCAGTCTGGTAGCTTTTCATCTGTCTCTACTCCAGGTCAGCTGCAGAACAGTGACACGTTACTGCAGCAAGCTGCACAGTTCCAAACAAGAGATTCCCAAACCAGAGAAGTCTTGCAGTCAGATGGCACAGTAGTCACTTTGTCACAATTAACTGATGCttcacaacaacaacaatctACACTACCAGAACCAGCGCAGGCGTTACAGCAACAGATTTCATCGAGTATTTTCTCGTCAGCGAGTGGTGTGAGTCAGCTGCAGAACACTATACAGCAATTGCAGGCTGGAAATTTTCCAACTAACACTGCCACAGGCAGCAGTAGAAATGTAGACTTGGTGCAGCAGGTACTGGAAGCTCAACAACAgttatcttctgttttattttctgggtCTGACAGTAATGAGGATGTTCAAGATCAGCTAAATGCAGATATCTTTCAGCAAGTTAGTCAGATACAAAATAGTGTAAATCCTGGGATATTTTCCTCGTCAGATACAGCTGTCCATTCCAGACCAGAGAACCTTTTGCCTGGAAGAGGTGAAAACGTTCATtcacaaactgaaaatacattGTCCaatcagcaacagcaacaacagcaacaacagcagcagcaggcaatGGAGACTTCTGCAGCAATGGTGATAGGAATCCAGCAAAACATTTGCCAGGCTGCTACACAGATGCAGTCCGATTTGTTCTCTTCAACAACTTCAGGGAATGGAGCCCTCCAGCAGTCACCTGTTTACCAGCAGGCTTCTCATATAATGAGTGGGTTATCAACGAGTGAGGACATGCAAATGCAGTGCGAATTATTCTCTTCATCTCCTGGTGTTTCTGGAAGTGAGACTAATTctactgctcagcagcaggtCTCCAACAATGGACCTGCTATATTTCAGGCATCAAGTTCTGCAGATGGAGAGGAAGCTTCAGGACAGAGTAAACAGATGCAAAGTTCTGTATTTCAGACCATGGTTCAAATGCAGCACAGTGGAGAAAGTCAATCTCAAGTTAATCTCTTTTCATCTACCAAAAACATGATGACTGTTCAGCCAAGTGGAGCTCAGCAGCAAGGAGGAGGTCTGTTCCAGCAGGGCGGAGAAATCATGTCTATTCAGCCTGCCAACTTTATGCAGCAATCTCCACACTCGCAGGCTCAGCTTTTTCACTCTCAGAATCCTATTGGTGATACTCAGAATATATCACAGGAAACACAGGGCTCCATTTTTCACAGTCCAAATTCCATTGTCCACAACCAGACCAATGCTAATTCGTCAGATCAATTGCAGCCTCCAATGTTCCATTCACAGAGCACCATGGGTGTATTACAGAGCTCTTCAGTTCCTCAAGACCAGCAGTCTGCCAACATGTTCCTTTCTCAGACTCCAATTAGCAACCCAGCAACTCAAGAAGAGCAGATGTCATTCTTTACAAACCCAAATTCCATTTCTCCTCTTCAGGCAGCAGCAAACACTGAGCAACCAACTTCTTTCCAACAACAGACACAGATATCTCATATCCAGAGTTCTATGCTTCCCCAGGAACAGCCACAGACTCAGCCAGCTCAGCAAGGTTTGTTTCAGCCTCAAGTACCATTAGGCTCCATCCAGTCTAGTTCAATTCCCCAGAACCAACAAGGAGCTATCTTCCAGCCTCAGCATTCAATAGTTGCTATTCAGAGCAGTCCTCCGTCTCAagaacagccacagcagcagcaacagaacaTGATGTTCAGTAATCAAAATGCAATGAGTACGATTGcttctcaaaagcaaaacatgatttttaaCCCAAACCAAAACCCTGTTACTAATCAGGAACAACAGGGCCAGTCCATTTTTCATCCACAGACTAACATGGCGCCAATAAACCAGGAACAGCAGCCCATGCAATTCCAGAGTCAAACTACAGTGTCTTCTCTACAGAATCCTGGATCCAGCCAGGCTGAAGCACAGCAGCCAGCCATCTTCCACAACTCACCCCAGATTCAGCTGGTCCAAGGGTCACCAAGTTCTCAAGAGCAGCAGGTCACCCTTTTCATCTCTTCAGCTTCCATGTCTGCCTTGCAGAACAGTATGAGCCAGCAAGATCTGCAGCAGTCTCCAATGTACTCTTCTCAAAACAGCATGGCAGGAATGCAAGGAACTGCTTCTCCTCCACAGCAGCAAGCTTCTTTATTTCATAACACAGCAGGAGGTGCTATCAACCAGCTGCAGAATTCTCCTGCTTCATCTCAGCAGACTTCAGGAATATTCCTGTTTGGCATTCAAAACA ACTGTAgccagctgctgccttctggACCAGCTGCACTGCCTGATGAGTTGATGGCTATCAGTCAGCCAGGTCAGCCACAGAGCGAGGGacaagcagcagtgccagcgctTCTCTCCCAGCAGATACCTGAGACTTCTCCATTACCTTCAGCTATGGCACCCAGTCAGAATATTGAGAAAATAGATGATCTGCTTGTTTCACTGCAAAACCAGGGGAACAATATGACCGGCTCATTTTAG
- the NFAT5 gene encoding nuclear factor of activated T-cells 5 isoform X4, producing MLCGQYPTKSEGKELKIVVQPETQHRARYLTEGSRGSVKDRTQQGFPTVKLEGHNEPVVLQVFVGNDSGRVKPHGFYQACRVTGRNTTPCKEVDIEGTTVIEVGLDPSNNMTLAVDCVGILKLRNADVEARIGIAGSKKKSTRARLVFRVNITRKDGSTLTLQTPSSPILCTQPAGVPEILKKSLHSCSVKGEEEVFLIGKNFLKGTKVIFQENVSDENSWKAEAEIDMELFHQNHLIVKVPPYHDQRITSAVSVGIYVVTNAGRSHDVQQFTYTPDTSAGTLNVNVKKEISSPAQHCSFEEAIKATSCNLEKVNILPSALITPLMPSSMIKNEDVSPMEVSAEKRSPPVFKASKVVGPTQQTLESSIPGIPTSASHLPSENEKQQQIQPKVYNPETLTTIQTQDITQSGSFSSVSTPGQLQNSDTLLQQAAQFQTRDSQTREVLQSDGTVVTLSQLTDASQQQQSTLPEPAQALQQQISSSIFSSASGVSQLQNTIQQLQAGNFPTNTATGSSRNVDLVQQVLEAQQQLSSVLFSGSDSNEDVQDQLNADIFQQVSQIQNSVNPGIFSSSDTAVHSRPENLLPGRGENVHSQTENTLSNQQQQQQQQQQQQAMETSAAMVIGIQQNICQAATQMQSDLFSSTTSGNGALQQSPVYQQASHIMSGLSTSEDMQMQCELFSSSPGVSGSETNSTAQQQVSNNGPAIFQASSSADGEEASGQSKQMQSSVFQTMVQMQHSGESQSQVNLFSSTKNMMTVQPSGAQQQGGGLFQQGGEIMSIQPANFMQQSPHSQAQLFHSQNPIGDTQNISQETQGSIFHSPNSIVHNQTNANSSDQLQPPMFHSQSTMGVLQSSSVPQDQQSANMFLSQTPISNPATQEEQMSFFTNPNSISPLQAAANTEQPTSFQQQTQISHIQSSMLPQEQPQTQPAQQGLFQPQVPLGSIQSSSIPQNQQGAIFQPQHSIVAIQSSPPSQEQPQQQQQNMMFSNQNAMSTIASQKQNMIFNPNQNPVTNQEQQGQSIFHPQTNMAPINQEQQPMQFQSQTTVSSLQNPGSSQAEAQQPAIFHNSPQIQLVQGSPSSQEQQVTLFISSASMSALQNSMSQQDLQQSPMYSSQNSMAGMQGTASPPQQQASLFHNTAGGAINQLQNSPASSQQTSGIFLFGIQNNCSQLLPSGPAALPDELMAISQPGQPQSEGQAAVPALLSQQIPETSPLPSAMAPSQNIEKIDDLLVSLQNQGNNMTGSF from the exons ATGTTGTGTGGTCAGTATCCAACCAAAAgtgaggggaaggagctgaAGATAGTGGTGCAGCCGGAAACCCAGCACAGGGCTCGTTATCTGACTGAAGGCAGCCGAGGCTCAGTGAAAGACCGGACACAACAAGGTTTTCCAACTGTAAAG ctggaaggtcacaatgagcCGGTGGTGCTGCAGGTGTTCGTGGGAAACGACTCCGGCCGAGTGAAACCGCACGGCTTCTACCAGGCCTGCCGAGTTACTGGGAGAAACACCACTCCCTGTAAGGAGGTGGATATCGAGGGCACGACTGTTATTGAGGTGGGACTGGACCCTAGCAACAATATGACACTTGC GGTTGATTGCGTGGGAATACTGAAGCTGAGAAATGCTGATGTCGAAGCTAGAATAGGGATTGCTGgttccaagaaaaaaagcacacgTGCCAGGCTGGTATTTCGTGTTAACATCACTCGGAAAGATGGTTCCACATTGACTCTGCAGACACCTTCTTCCCCAATTCTGTGCA CTCAACCAGCAGGAGTTCCCGAGATCCTAAAGAAAAGCCTGCACAGCTGTTCGGTGAAGGGtgaagaggaagtttttctaATTGGCAAGAACTTTCTAAAGGGAACGAAAGTGATTTTCCAAGAGAATGTTTCTG ATGAAAATTCTTGGAAGGCAGAAGCTGAAATAGACATGGAATTGTTTCATCAG AATCACCTTATTGTGAAAGTGCCACCGTATCACGACCAGAGAATAAcctcagctgtttctgtggGAATTTACGTGGTGACCAATGCTGGGCGATCGCACGATGTGCAGCAATTCACCTACACTCCAGATACGT CAGCTGGTACTCTGAATGTTAATGTGAAGAAGGAAATCTCCAGCCCAGCCCAACATTGTTCTTTTGAAGAGGCTATAAAAG cCACCAGTTGTAATCTGGAGAAGGTAAATATTCTTCCTAGTGCCTTGATAACTCCACTCATGCCAAGCAGTATGATTAAGAATGAAGATGTGTCTCCAATGGAAGTAAGCGCAGAAAAAAGATCTCCCCCTGTTTTCAAG GCTTCGAAAGTAGTTGGACCAACTCAGCAAACATTAGAAAGCAGTATTCCTGGCATACCAACTTCTGCTTCCCATTTaccttctgaaaatgaaaagcagcaacaaataCAGCCTAAGGTTTATAATCCAGAGACTCTAACTACTATCCAAACGCAGGACATTACCCAGTCTGGTAGCTTTTCATCTGTCTCTACTCCAGGTCAGCTGCAGAACAGTGACACGTTACTGCAGCAAGCTGCACAGTTCCAAACAAGAGATTCCCAAACCAGAGAAGTCTTGCAGTCAGATGGCACAGTAGTCACTTTGTCACAATTAACTGATGCttcacaacaacaacaatctACACTACCAGAACCAGCGCAGGCGTTACAGCAACAGATTTCATCGAGTATTTTCTCGTCAGCGAGTGGTGTGAGTCAGCTGCAGAACACTATACAGCAATTGCAGGCTGGAAATTTTCCAACTAACACTGCCACAGGCAGCAGTAGAAATGTAGACTTGGTGCAGCAGGTACTGGAAGCTCAACAACAgttatcttctgttttattttctgggtCTGACAGTAATGAGGATGTTCAAGATCAGCTAAATGCAGATATCTTTCAGCAAGTTAGTCAGATACAAAATAGTGTAAATCCTGGGATATTTTCCTCGTCAGATACAGCTGTCCATTCCAGACCAGAGAACCTTTTGCCTGGAAGAGGTGAAAACGTTCATtcacaaactgaaaatacattGTCCaatcagcaacagcaacaacagcaacaacagcagcagcaggcaatGGAGACTTCTGCAGCAATGGTGATAGGAATCCAGCAAAACATTTGCCAGGCTGCTACACAGATGCAGTCCGATTTGTTCTCTTCAACAACTTCAGGGAATGGAGCCCTCCAGCAGTCACCTGTTTACCAGCAGGCTTCTCATATAATGAGTGGGTTATCAACGAGTGAGGACATGCAAATGCAGTGCGAATTATTCTCTTCATCTCCTGGTGTTTCTGGAAGTGAGACTAATTctactgctcagcagcaggtCTCCAACAATGGACCTGCTATATTTCAGGCATCAAGTTCTGCAGATGGAGAGGAAGCTTCAGGACAGAGTAAACAGATGCAAAGTTCTGTATTTCAGACCATGGTTCAAATGCAGCACAGTGGAGAAAGTCAATCTCAAGTTAATCTCTTTTCATCTACCAAAAACATGATGACTGTTCAGCCAAGTGGAGCTCAGCAGCAAGGAGGAGGTCTGTTCCAGCAGGGCGGAGAAATCATGTCTATTCAGCCTGCCAACTTTATGCAGCAATCTCCACACTCGCAGGCTCAGCTTTTTCACTCTCAGAATCCTATTGGTGATACTCAGAATATATCACAGGAAACACAGGGCTCCATTTTTCACAGTCCAAATTCCATTGTCCACAACCAGACCAATGCTAATTCGTCAGATCAATTGCAGCCTCCAATGTTCCATTCACAGAGCACCATGGGTGTATTACAGAGCTCTTCAGTTCCTCAAGACCAGCAGTCTGCCAACATGTTCCTTTCTCAGACTCCAATTAGCAACCCAGCAACTCAAGAAGAGCAGATGTCATTCTTTACAAACCCAAATTCCATTTCTCCTCTTCAGGCAGCAGCAAACACTGAGCAACCAACTTCTTTCCAACAACAGACACAGATATCTCATATCCAGAGTTCTATGCTTCCCCAGGAACAGCCACAGACTCAGCCAGCTCAGCAAGGTTTGTTTCAGCCTCAAGTACCATTAGGCTCCATCCAGTCTAGTTCAATTCCCCAGAACCAACAAGGAGCTATCTTCCAGCCTCAGCATTCAATAGTTGCTATTCAGAGCAGTCCTCCGTCTCAagaacagccacagcagcagcaacagaacaTGATGTTCAGTAATCAAAATGCAATGAGTACGATTGcttctcaaaagcaaaacatgatttttaaCCCAAACCAAAACCCTGTTACTAATCAGGAACAACAGGGCCAGTCCATTTTTCATCCACAGACTAACATGGCGCCAATAAACCAGGAACAGCAGCCCATGCAATTCCAGAGTCAAACTACAGTGTCTTCTCTACAGAATCCTGGATCCAGCCAGGCTGAAGCACAGCAGCCAGCCATCTTCCACAACTCACCCCAGATTCAGCTGGTCCAAGGGTCACCAAGTTCTCAAGAGCAGCAGGTCACCCTTTTCATCTCTTCAGCTTCCATGTCTGCCTTGCAGAACAGTATGAGCCAGCAAGATCTGCAGCAGTCTCCAATGTACTCTTCTCAAAACAGCATGGCAGGAATGCAAGGAACTGCTTCTCCTCCACAGCAGCAAGCTTCTTTATTTCATAACACAGCAGGAGGTGCTATCAACCAGCTGCAGAATTCTCCTGCTTCATCTCAGCAGACTTCAGGAATATTCCTGTTTGGCATTCAAAACA ACTGTAgccagctgctgccttctggACCAGCTGCACTGCCTGATGAGTTGATGGCTATCAGTCAGCCAGGTCAGCCACAGAGCGAGGGacaagcagcagtgccagcgctTCTCTCCCAGCAGATACCTGAGACTTCTCCATTACCTTCAGCTATGGCACCCAGTCAGAATATTGAGAAAATAGATGATCTGCTTGTTTCACTGCAAAACCAGGGGAACAATATGACCGGCTCATTTTAG